The following are encoded together in the Pelodiscus sinensis isolate JC-2024 chromosome 22, ASM4963464v1, whole genome shotgun sequence genome:
- the PMPCA gene encoding mitochondrial-processing peptidase subunit alpha yields the protein MAANMARVRGGAWGPVRRFGLAAYRKYSSGGGCPNIPLTSPLPGVPNPVFATVDGQERFETKVTTLENGLRIASQNKFGQFCTVGILINSGSRHEAKYLSGISHFLEKLAFSSTAQFGSKDEILLTLEKHGGICDCQASRDTTMYAVSADAKGLDTVVNLLADVVLQPRLSDEEIEMTRMAVRFELEDLNMRPDPEPLLTEMIHAAAYRENTVGLNRFCPVENTEKIDRKVLHSYLQNYYTPDRMVLAGVGIEHEQLVACARKYLLGIDPVWGSNKSEQVDRSVAQYTGGIVKLEKDMSDVSLGPTPIPELTHIMIGLESCSFLEEDFIPFAVLNMMMGGGGSFSAGGPGKGMFTRLYLNVLNRHHWMYNATSYHHSYEDTGLLCIHASADPRQVREMVEIITREFILMAGAVGEVELERAKTQLKSMLMMNLESRPVIFEDVGRQVLATNTRKLPHELCTLIGNVKPNDIKRVVTKMLRNKPAVAALGDLTELPTYEHIQAALSSKDGRLPRMYRLFR from the exons ATGGCGGCGAACATGGCGCGCGTGCGGGGCGGCGCGTGGGGCCCGGTTCGCAG GTTTGGCCTGGCAGCTTACAGAAAATACAGCAGTGGTGGGGGCTGTCCCAATATCCCTCTCACGTCTCCTCTGCCTGGAGTGCCTAATCCCGTCTTCGCAACAGTTGATGGACAGGAGAGGTTTGAAACCAAAGTTACCACACTAGAGAACGGACTGCGGATTGCATCACAAAACAAATTTGGACAGTTCTGTACTGTAGGGA TTCTTATAAATTCAGGATCAAGACATGAAGCAAAATACCTTAGTGGCATTTCACACTTTTTGGAAAAGCTGGCTTTCTCT TCTACAGCACAGTTTGGCAGCAAAGATGAAATTCTTCTCACCTTGGAAAAGCATGGTGGCATCTGTGATTGTCAAGCATCAAG GGATACCACAATGTATGCTGTTTCTGCTGATGCCAAAGGCCTAGACACTGTGGTCAATCTACTGGCTGATGTGGTACTACAGCCCAGATTATCAG ATGAAGAAATTGAGATGACTCGAATGGCTGTGCGGTTTGAGCTCGAAGATCTGAATATGAGACCTGATCCAGAACCTCTACTAACAGAGATGATACATGCG GCAGCCTATCGGGAGAACACCGTGGGACTCAACAGGTTCTGCCCTGtggaaaacacagagaaaattgaTCGGAAAGTGCTCCATTCGTACCTGCAGAATTACTATACACCTGACAGGATGGTGTTGGCTGGGGTTGGGATAGAGCATGAGCAGTTGGTGGCATGTGCCAGGAAGTATCTACTTGGTATAGATCCGGTGTGGGGAAGCAACAAGTCCGAGCAAGTTGACAGATCAGTCGCACAGTACACGGGAGGAATCGTCAAG cTCGAAAAAGACATGTCAGATGTGAGTTTGGGTCCCACCCCAATTCCTGAGCTGACCCACATCATGATTGGGTTAGAAAGCTGCTCATTTTTG GAGGAAGACTTCATTCCCTTTGCTGTATTAAACATGATGATGGGAGGTGGTGGCTCCTTTTCTGCCGGAGGGCCTGGCAAGGGCATGTTCACCCGTCTCTATCTTAATGTGCTCAACAG GCATCACTGGATGTACAATGCAACTTCTTACCACCACAGTTATGAAGATACAGGTCTCTTGTGTATCCATGCCAGTGCAGATCCTCGACAG GTCCGAGAAATGGTGGAAATAATTACAAGAGAGTTCATTTTAATGGCAGGAGCAGTAGGGGAG GTAGAATTGGAGCGAGCAAAGACCCAGTTGAAATCCATGCTTATGATGAACCTAGAGTCCCGGCCAGTTATCTTTGAGGATGTAGGAAGGCAAGTGCTGGCAACAAACACAAGAAAACTCCCTCATGAATTGTGCACTCTGATCG GTAACGTGAAGCCCAATGACATCAAGAGAGTGGTCACTAAAATGCTTCGTAACAAACCAGCCGTGGCTGCCCTGGGTGACTTGACGGAATTGCCTACGTACGAACACATTCAAGCAGCACTGTCTAGTAAGGATGGACGGTTACCGAGGATGTATCGGCTTTTTCGATAA
- the ENTR1 gene encoding endosome-associated-trafficking regulator 1 isoform X1 produces MAGRALRSPSPPLPPWPGAEPDAANPFSFRAFVRSQARGGASPQDAAAAPFFPDPRAALPEEAEWSGSYQPAAVERALRSPAACSELEDAAPWPLDESEERSLAPGGDGRHPPLQLGRRELQEENARLRSKINQLLFLSETQAAKVRTLERKLEENRIKEQKEARDLEAMVQHVEQNLQLMTKRAVKAENNVVKLKQENALLQVQMKNYKTENEVLKTGQSASLSVVKQNAAVALQNLLSVITNSRSSIKQLVSGAESLQVVAELLKSIDRISEISDDGS; encoded by the exons ATGGCGGGGCGCGccctccgctccccttccccgccgCTCCCGCCCTGGCCCG GCGCGGAGCCCGACGCGGCCAACCCCTTCTCCTTCCGCGCCTTCGTGCGCAGCCAGGCCCGGGGCGGCGCCAGCCCTCAG GACGCCGCCGCCGCGCCCTTCTTCCCGGACCCCCGCGCCGCGCTGCCGGAGGAGGCGGAGTGGAGCGGCTCGTACCAGCCCGCCGCCGTGGAGCGAGCCCTGCGCAGCCCCGCCGCCTGCTCCGAGCTGGAGGACGCCGCGCCCTGGCCGCTGGACGAGAGCGAGGAGCGGAGCCTGGCCCCGGGCGGCGACGGGCGCCACCCCCCGCTGCAGCTGGGCCGCCGAGAG CTACAAGAAGAAAATGCCAGACTAAGAAGCAAGATTAACCAGCTTCTCTTCCTCTCTGAAACTCAGGCAGCCAA GGTAAGGACGCTTGAAAGAAAACTAGAAGAGAACAGGATTAAAGAGCAAAAAGAGGCCCGGGATCTAGAAGCAATGGTGCAGCATGTAGAACAGAATCTCCAGTTGATGACA AAACGGGCTGTGAAAGCAGAAAATAATGTTGTAAAACTGAAACAGGAAAATGCATTACTTCAG GTTCAGATGAAGAATTACAAGACAGAGAATGAAGTCTTGAAGACTGGCCAGTCTGCTAGTTTGTCTGTAGTGAAACAAAATGCAGCTGTTGCCTTACAGAATCTCCTCAGCGTAATTACAAATTCACGCTCTTCAATAAA GCAGTTGGTCTCTGGAGCAGAATCATTGCAGGTTGTTGCTGAACTCCTTAAATCAATAGACAGGATTTCTGAAATTTCAGATGATGGATCATGA
- the ENTR1 gene encoding endosome-associated-trafficking regulator 1 isoform X2, whose amino-acid sequence MAGRALRSPSPPLPPWPGAEPDAANPFSFRAFVRSQARGGASPQDAAAAPFFPDPRAALPEEAEWSGSYQPAAVERALRSPAACSELEDAAPWPLDESEERSLAPGGDGRHPPLQLGRRELQEENARLRSKINQLLFLSETQAAKVRTLERKLEENRIKEQKEARDLEAMVQHVEQNLQLMTKRAVKAENNVVKLKQENALLQMKNYKTENEVLKTGQSASLSVVKQNAAVALQNLLSVITNSRSSIKQLVSGAESLQVVAELLKSIDRISEISDDGS is encoded by the exons ATGGCGGGGCGCGccctccgctccccttccccgccgCTCCCGCCCTGGCCCG GCGCGGAGCCCGACGCGGCCAACCCCTTCTCCTTCCGCGCCTTCGTGCGCAGCCAGGCCCGGGGCGGCGCCAGCCCTCAG GACGCCGCCGCCGCGCCCTTCTTCCCGGACCCCCGCGCCGCGCTGCCGGAGGAGGCGGAGTGGAGCGGCTCGTACCAGCCCGCCGCCGTGGAGCGAGCCCTGCGCAGCCCCGCCGCCTGCTCCGAGCTGGAGGACGCCGCGCCCTGGCCGCTGGACGAGAGCGAGGAGCGGAGCCTGGCCCCGGGCGGCGACGGGCGCCACCCCCCGCTGCAGCTGGGCCGCCGAGAG CTACAAGAAGAAAATGCCAGACTAAGAAGCAAGATTAACCAGCTTCTCTTCCTCTCTGAAACTCAGGCAGCCAA GGTAAGGACGCTTGAAAGAAAACTAGAAGAGAACAGGATTAAAGAGCAAAAAGAGGCCCGGGATCTAGAAGCAATGGTGCAGCATGTAGAACAGAATCTCCAGTTGATGACA AAACGGGCTGTGAAAGCAGAAAATAATGTTGTAAAACTGAAACAGGAAAATGCATTACTTCAG ATGAAGAATTACAAGACAGAGAATGAAGTCTTGAAGACTGGCCAGTCTGCTAGTTTGTCTGTAGTGAAACAAAATGCAGCTGTTGCCTTACAGAATCTCCTCAGCGTAATTACAAATTCACGCTCTTCAATAAA GCAGTTGGTCTCTGGAGCAGAATCATTGCAGGTTGTTGCTGAACTCCTTAAATCAATAGACAGGATTTCTGAAATTTCAGATGATGGATCATGA